The Maylandia zebra isolate NMK-2024a linkage group LG7, Mzebra_GT3a, whole genome shotgun sequence genome contains a region encoding:
- the LOC101465328 gene encoding troponin I, fast skeletal muscle — MSEKKMTSSRRHHLKSLILQIAMNWIEQEKKETETAKQAYMAEHCSPPDMSGDQAALMELCKKLHAAIDKIDDERYDAEAKVQKADKEIEDLKIKVVDLIGVKKPALKKVRMSADTMLQALLGSKHKVTMDLRANLKQVKKEVKEEPTEAVGDWRKNIEDKADRKKMFEAS; from the exons ATGTCTGA GAAAAAGATGACTTCCAGCCGCAGGCATCATCTCAAG AGCTTGATCCTGCAGATTGCTATGAACTGGATCGagcaggagaaaaaggaaaccGAGACGGCCAAACAGGCCTACATGGCCGAGCACTGTTCTCCTCCAGACATGAGCGGAGACCAGGCCGCCCTGATG GAACTCTGCAAGAAGCTTCACGCCGCCATCGACAAGATCGATGATGAGCGGTACGATGCCGAAGCCAAGGTGCAAAAGGCTGACAAAGAG ATTGAAGACCTGAAGATCAAAGTTGTGGACCTGATAGGAGTGAAGAAGCCTGCCCTGAAGAAAGTGCGTATGTCTGCTGACACCATGCTGCAGGCTCTGCTGGGCTCCAAACACAAGGTGACCATGGACCTGAGGGCCAACCTGAAGCAGGTCAAGAAAGAGGTCAAGGAGGAG CCTACAGAAGCGGTGGGTGACTGGCGTAAGAACATTGAGGACAAAGCTGACAGGAAGAAGATGTTCGAGGCCTCCTAA